The Patescibacteria group bacterium DNA segment ATAGCACAGATGGTTGGTTGGGGTAATATCAAGTTGGACTAATAAAAGGTTTTGTTGTATAATTTAGGCGGAAACACAATATAACTAACTTTTTATTTTTTTGTATGTCAAGAAAGCCGGCTATACCAAAAATTAAAGGAGTAAAAAGTAAAGGACGTGAGTCGTCCGCAGGTCTTTATCGTAAGGTGGTGATAAGCTTCGTAGTTTTGACCGCAATATTAATTTTAGTTATTTTATATTTTTCTTTTGTTTCCACGGAAATATCCTTGATTCCTAGGCCGCAAAAACATGACATTAGTTTTACTGTTGAGGTTATGGAAGGTGAGGACGGATTATTAACGGATCAAATCAACGGCGTATTTTTTGAAAAAGAGGTGACTGGAGAAAAAGAATTCATGGCTAGCGGCAGCAAACCAGTTGCTTCCGGAGAAATAGGACGAGTGAAAATTACTAATAATTATCGTCGTTCTCAGCCATTAGTTGCTACTACCAGATTGCTTTCAGCTGACCAAACGTTGGTAAGGATTAGTAGTCGAGTGGATATTGCGCCGGGAAAATCTGTTGAAGTGGATGTTTACGCCGACAATCCAAAGATATTAGAAGGTAGGACTATTCCGGCGGGAACAAAATTTACCATTCCCGGATTGCATCCTTCATTACAAGACAAAATTTATGCAGAAGCGGTTTCCCCGATTGGTTTAGGTGAGAAAAAGGTGTTGATAGTAACCGATGATGATATCGTTCGTGCTAAAGACGAACTTTTAAAACAACTTGAAGCTCAAAGTTTCGCCGAACTAGGTTTGGATAGTAAAGTAGCAAAGGCGGTTGTATTGGAAGAAAAAGAAAGTGAAATAGATGCCAGAGCTGGTGATGAAAAAGAAAGATTTAGGGTAAAAGTTAGAGCTTTGGTTCGCGGTGTATTTTTTGATAAAGACAGCCTTTTACGTTTAGCGGAAAATAAATTAAAAAGTGGAGTACCAATCGAAGAACAATTAATAGGAGTGGATTATGATTCTTTGGTTTATTCAATCGAAAAATTAGATACCAAGGCGAAAGCTGCTTCGATAAAAGTTCAGTTTTCTGGTACCTCAGTGATTCATCTTAATAGCCCGGTCATTGCTAAAGAAAAACTAAAGGGTATGAATAAAGGACAATTAGAAAATTATCTTTCTGGTCAAAATACCATCGAATCTTTTCAGGTAAAGTTTTTTCCTTTTTGGGTAAAAACAGTGCCGCAACTCATGGACCATATCAATATTAGAGTGCAAGAAAACGAATAACGTTTAAATGTTGACAAAAAAAATATAAGTATTAAAATAAATAAATAAAGGTGATTGGGGTGTCCACCAAACATCCTGCCTATTTTTTGGCATTATAACGCTTTAAAGCTATAGCTAAACCTTTAAATAACCAAGTGTTTCGCATTGGAGCGAAAAAATTGGGTGGAACCGCGGGGATAGTAAAAGCCTCGTCCCAAAAGCATTCGTTGTTAATGAGTGTTTTAGGGATGGGGCTTTTTAGTAGAAAGTTATAAAGTTTAAAGTTCAAAGAAAAATTTAATTGAACTTTATAACTTTTTACTTTTGGTTGTTTTAACAACCAATCCCGCCTAGGCGGGATGCCGGCAAAGCCGGCACTTTATAATTATTATTTAAAACCTATGTCGAAACAAGAACAATCAATCGATAAAATTCGTCACTCATTATCGCACATCATGGCGATGGCGGTACTAAAAAGTTTTCCCAAGGCCAAAATAGCTATTGGTCCGATGATAGAAAATGGTTTCTATTATGATTTTGACGTTGAGGGGTTAAAAGAAGAAATGCTGCCAGAGATTGAATGGGAGATGAAAAAGATTATTAAATCTGGTATTAGTTTTGAAAAAAGCGAAATGTCTTTTGCTGATGCTAGGCGGTTTTTTGAAAAGCAGCCTTATAAGCTGGAGTTGATTGATGAGCTGGAGAATAATGGTGAGAAAAACGTTTCGATTTACAAATCCGGAGATTTTACCGACCTTTGTAAAGGTCCGCACGTTGATTCGGAAAAAGATTTGGCAGGGGTGGCTTTCAAGCTAGATAAACTGGCTGGCGCTTATTGGCGGGGGAGCGAAAAAAATAAAATGTTGACCCGTATTTACGCTTTAGCTTTTACTTCTGCTGAAGATCTTAATCATTTTTTAAATTTACGAGCTGAAGCAGAAAAAAGAGATCATCGTGTTATTGGAAAAGAATACTTCCTTTTTGATCCGGTAGTAGGTCTGGGGTTGGCTATGTGGAAACCAAAAGGAGCACTGCTTTGGAGAATAATAGAAGATTTTTGGTATAAGAAGCATTTAGACAGCGGATATGACTTGGTTCGTAGTCCTCATATTGGCAGTCGTATTTTATGGGAAACATCAGGCCACTGGAATTTTTATAACGATAGTATGTATCCGGTTTTGGAGGTTGGTCGTTCACTGAAAGATTATCAAGATAACGATCATGTCGCTGAAAAGAACAAAGAAGAATATTTGTTAAAACCAATGAATTGTCCTTTTCATGTAAAGATTTACAAATCAGAGCCACACTCCTATCGAGATTTACCTTGTCGTTGGGCTGAATGCGGTACGGTATATAGATATGAAAAATCTGGGGAATTATCCGGGTTGACTCGCGTTCGTGGCTTTACTCAAGACGATGCTCATATTATATGTCGTAAGGATCAAATTGAAGAAGAGTTGAAAATGGTTGCTATGTTTATTAGGGAATATTTTGAAGCGTTTGGTTTTTATGACTATAAGGTATATTTGTCGGTTCGCGATCCAAATAATAAAGAAAAATATGCCGGTAATGACGAAGGCTGGAAGTTTACCGAAGAAATCTTGGAAAAAGTTGCTAAAGATTTAAAACTTGACTACATCAAAGAAGAGGGTGAGGCGGCTTTTTATGGTCCAAAATTGGATTATAAGATTAAAGATGTTCTTGGTCGTGAATGGCAGTGTTCAACGTTACAGTTCGATTTTAATTTACCGGAAAGATTCGACATGACCTTTGTTAATTCTGAGGGTAAAGAGGAGAGACCTTATATGTTGCATCGAGCGTTAATGGGTTCTTTTGAAAGATTTATGGGGTTATTGATTGAGAATTATGCAGGGGCTTTTCCGGTTTGGCTCTCACCGGTACAGATAAAGATCGTTTCGGTTGGTTCGGCGCACGTTGATTTTTGTGAGCAATTAGCCGGAGAATTTAAAGCACTCGGTATTCGCGTAGAAGTCGATGATCTCAACGAGACCGTCGGTAACAAGATTCGTAAGGCTACGGGAGAAAAAGTGCCGTATATGCTAGTGATCGGTGACAAAGAAATAGCTAGTGATAAACTACAGGTTCGTGTTCGCGGACAAAAAGATGTGGTAGAATACAGTAAAGACGAGTTTAAAAAGATGATTTTGGGCAAAATCGTTACTCGCGATAAAGAATTAAAATAATAAAAATATGACCAAAGCATTAACATTTTTTCTTTGTTTGTTTTTGGTTTTGAACTTTTTTGTTCCAATCGGGTCTTTTGCCGAGAGTGATGTCAATCAGTCAGATGATTCGGCTAGTAGTGAAGTAGCGGGTAATGGTAACGTCAACACTGACGCTACTGGTGATCCGCAGGGAAATCCCGCGATAAATGAGTCGACGGGCGAGGAGATTTTAATTAATGAATTGTTTGATAGCGGATCGGTAAATGAGCCGGTATCGGGAGAAAAAGAAAAAAAGAAAAAAGAAATTATTCCGGCAAGTTTTGGTTTAGTAAAAGGAGAGCCGATAGTTTTACCGGGAAATCCTTTATATTTTATTAAAGATGCTTGGCGTAAAGTAAAGATATTTTTTACTTTTGATCAGGTGAAAAAACAAGATTTGCGTTTAGAGCAGATGAACGATCGTTTGAGTGAAGTGGAGGAGCTTTTTAACCAGCCGGCTGATCCCAAAAGTCAGCAAGTAATAAAAAAAGCTTTGGATAAATATCAGAAAGAATCCGAAAAAGTTAAGGCTGGACTAATTAAGGCCAAAGAAGAATTGAAAAAAAATGACCAAGTAAATGAGCTACTTAGCAAAAATACCAGTGATGAGTTGAGTCGAGAATATATACTAAAAAAATTGGAGGATAAAAGTGGATTACAAGACTCAGTAAAAAATGAGATTCGTAGCGTTATTGATGATTCGGCTAACTGGTTAGCTACTTTAGTTTCGTTAATGCAGGATCCAAAAGCCATCGAACAAAGTTTGACCGAGGCAGCGGGGACTGGCAGTGTTGAACAACGCGCTTACAATCTGGATACCTTGAAGCAATTAGAGCAAAAGACAGTGTCTAGCACCAAATCTATTATTGAGCAGGTACTAGAAAAAAGTCGTGAGCAACTAAAAAATGAATTAGAAAAGAGCGATTCGGTTATAAATGATAATTTGATGAACGAGTTTATCAATTCGAAGTAATTGGTATGCAGGAAGCAGTATACGGTATGCAGGGGCTAAGTATATTTCCTGTATACTGTATACTTATCCCCGTATACCTTACCTATGAAACCTAAATTTTATATAGTCACACTTGGTTGTCAGATGAATAAAAGCGATTCGGAAAGAATGGCTGGTTTTTTTGAAAAAATAGGATGTGTTGCCACCGATAGTGAAGCTAAGGCCAACATTTTAGTGGTAAACACTTGTTCGGTGAGACGTGCGCCAGTAGATCGCTCTTTTGGCTTTGCGCGTAAATGGAAAAAGTGGCAAAAGAAAAATAGTAAAATATTAACGATTTTAACTGGTTGTATTTTGCCGCCGGATCGCAAAGAACTGGAAAGTAAGTACGACGTTGTTGTCGGTATTGGGGAATATAGCAAGGTAAAATTGGCGGTAAAGAAAAAATACGGTTTGAAAAAAAATAGTATAAAAGGAGAGTACGATGATTATTTAGATATTATGCCGCATCATCATAGTGATTTTTCGGCCTTTGTACCAATAATGACGGGCTGTAACAATTTTTGTGCTTATTGCGCGGTGCCATATGTCCGTGGTCGAGAACGCAGTCGGTCTTTACGCGATGTTTTGACCGAAATTAGGCAGCTGGCTAAAAAAGGATTTTTGGAAATAACTTTGCTGGGACAAAACGTGAATGCTTATCAGCCCAAGGATAAAAAGAATTTTTCCAAAAAAAATCCCTATCGTCATAATTTTGCCGCATTACTTTGGGAGATTGATAAGATAAAAGGAGCTGAAAGAATATTTTTTACCGCACCGCACCCCAAAGATATGACTGACGAAGTGATTGATGCTTTGGCGCTACCAAAAATGGTGAATTATTTGCATTTGCCTTTACAGTCTGGAGACGATCATGTTTTACGTCAGATGAACCGTCACTATACGGCAAAATATTATTTAGGCTTGATCAAAAAAATAAACAGGAAGTGTCCAGGCATTGCTCTTGGTACGGACATTATTGTTGGTTTTCCTGGTGAGACAAAAAAACAATTTTTGAATACTCTCAAGGTTTATCGTCAGGCTGATTTTGACATTGCTTATCCGGCACGATACTCTGCTCGTCCCGGTACGGTGGCGGCAAAGATGAAAGATAATGTTTCTCTGACGGAGAAAAAAAGACGTTGGCTGGAGGTGCAAAAATTGATGGAAAAAAATACTTTACAAAAAAATAAAAAATATAAAGGCAATGTAGTTTCGGTCTTGGTGGACGGTTTTAGTAAAGGTAGATATTGTGGTAATAGTTCGGAGATGAAGAGAGTAGAATTCTCCAGTGACAAAAACCTGATTGGTAAAATTGTTGATGTAAAAATAGATGAAACGCTTACTTGGATTTTGCGCGGTCATTTAGTAAAATAATTTTTTATGAATGGCAAAAAGCTAAAAGCCGAAAAAAGGGAGAAAAAGAGCCTGAAGGCTAAAAAATTTAATAAAAAATCCGGTACACTAGCCGGTCAGGTAAAAAGAATGCAGATTAATAAAAGTTATCGTGGAGACGTGAAGAAATTTTGATAAAAAGATAAAGGACCTTTGTAATCAAGGTCCTTTGTGGGGGCGCGCGCCAGACCAGATGGGTGAGGCGCGGTTTGAAGTTTTGTAAAGGGAAGCTTTTGGGACATTAGCTAGATTGATTTCTAGCAAAACACGATTATTGGGATAGAGTGACCGATTCCACACACGGTCTTGTTGGTGTGAAATGCACTGCCACTTAACCGTTACCCCGCTAAAAGCGTTCCCTCTGAACCTGGTTCGTTGGACAGAGATTCGTCGTTGTCGTTGCAGCGAAATACTTCGCCACGTTTATTATAATACAATATTTAATCTTTTTTAGCTAGTATGAATAATGTGGATAAAAAAATAATTGTGGTTTTGGGTCCAACATCATCTGGAAAAACCAGGATTGGTGTTAAATTAGCCAAAAAATTTAACGGCGAAATAATCTCGGCTGATTCAAGACAAGTGTATAAAGGTATGGATGTGGGAACGGGGAAGGATTTAAAAGAGTACAGGGTGGTAAGCAGTGGGCACAGGGTGGGAAAAATTACTTACCATCTGATTGACGTGGTTGGTCCTAATACCGAATTTAACGTGGCTAAATTTCAAAAATTGGGTTATGCTGCGATTGAAGATATTTTGCAGCGAGGCAAGATACCAATGATTGTTGGCGGGACAGGATTATATATTAGCGCAATTACAGAAGGTTATGTATTAAGTGAAAGGTCGAAAGTAAAAAGTAAAAAAGTGAGGCGAAGTCTCGAACCATTAACCTTGAAACAACTTTTGGTGCGATTAAAGAAGATTGACCCTAAGACGTATAAAATTATTGATAAAAAAAATCGACGGCGTGTGCAAAGGGCGTTAGAAATATTTTATGAAACGGGGAAAACTAAATCTGAAGTTGAGGGTAAAAATAAACCACCTTATGATTTTTTGAAGATTGGTCTTATTTACCCACGTGAAGTGATCTTTCGGCGAATCGATAAAAGACTTGAAGACAGGCTAGAAAAAGAAAATATGATCGGTGAAGTAAGGCGTTTGCATAAAAATGGTGTTAGTTGGAAGCGACTGGAGGCATTCGGTTTGGAATATAAATGGCTAGCAAGATATTTGCAAAAGAAAGTTGGCTATCAGGAAATGGTGGCGGGGCTCGCCCAAGAAATAAAAAATTTTTCCAAAAGGCAAATAATCTGGTTTAAACGTGATAAAGATATTATTTGGACCAATGATTACGATAAAATTAAAAAAACGGTTAGTGAATTTTTAAATTAAAATGAAAAACATAGAATTAAAATTAAAGCTCAATGACTTTGCCAGAGTTAAGCGCTCTGCCAGAGCGGCCGGAGTAAAAGAGATTAGTGTTTTATATCAAACTGATACTTATTTTAATGTTGCTTCCGGCAGACTAAAATTACGAGAAATAAATGGCAAAGTTTTTGAACTGATAAATTATTTCCGTTCCGATAAGAAGAGCTCAAAACTTTCCAGTTATGAAATATTTAATCTAAATAAAGACCAGGCGATGTTGTTTAAAAAGGCTTTGTCTAGGATTTTGGGGATAAGGGTGACGGTAAAAAAGAAAAGGAATTTGTGGCTTCACGAGCACACGAGAATACATTTTGATCAGGTGTCAGGGCTAGGTAAATATCTGGAGCTAGAGACTGTTTTGTGGCAAAGTAATTCTGCTGCGCAAAAGGAACATAAGAAGGTTATTAAGATGCTTGGTTTGGATAAATATAAAAAAATAGCGGTTTCGTATAACGATTTACTTTTAGGCAAAAAATAGCAAAAAATAACGCTTCGTCGTTTGGCGAAGCGTTATTTTAGATTTTAGTTTTTAGCTTAATTTTTCTTTTAGTAGTTTTTGTACGGTTTCAGGATTGGCTTTGCCTTTGGTTTCTTTCATTGCCAGACCAACGAAATACTGGAAAACGCTGCTTTTGCCGCTTTGATATTGTTGTACCTGTTCAGGGTTATTTTCTATAATTTTATCAATTACCGCGTTTAGTTCATCAACATTGTCGTTTTGCGACAGATCTTGTTCGTCCATGATATGGCTGGGATCGCCACCAGTATTAAACATGATTTTTAGTATTTTTTGAGCAGAGGAAGAGTTGACCTTGTTTTGGTAAATCAAAGTGATAAACTCGGCAAAATTTTCCGGAGTGATTTTTAGATTAGAAAAATCAGACTTGGATTCATTGGTTAGTTTGAAAAGTTCAGAGGTAACCCAACCGCCAACTAACTTTGTCATTTTTTTCTTGTTTGTACTCCAAATTTCTTCGTCGGTTCCTTCGACTCCTTCCAGTGAGCTAAGCCATTCGCGCAATTCGGAGACGGTGTTTTCAGTAAAAGAAGCTAAATGTTTATCGGCGGTGATTAATTTTGCATCTTCATGACTAAAACCATATTCTAAAATAAAACGTTCGCGCTTTTTGACCGGTAGCTCTGGCAGTTGTGCCGTTATATTTTCGTAAAAGCTTTGGTCAAAGGTGATTGGCGGCAGATCTGGCTCGGGGAAGTATCGGTAATCATGGCTTTCTTCTTTACGGCGTTGAGACACGGTCCGTTGTTTAGCCTCATCCCAACCTCGAGTTTCTTGGATTATTTTTTCACCTTTTTCTAGTAGCTCGGTTTGACGTTTGATTTCATAATCTATAGATCTTTCGACGGTACGGAAAGAATTAAGATTTTTTATTTCTACTTTAGTGCCAAGTTTTTTAGTTTTTTCTGGTCGGACGGAAATATTTACTTCGCAGCGCATCTGACCTTTTTCCATGTCGGCGTCAGCTACGTTTAGGGTACGTAAAATCAGCTGTAACTCTTGGCAGAACATTTTGGTTTCCGGACCACTTTCCATATCCGGTTCGGTGACGAGCTCTACTAGTGGCGCGCCGGCACGGTTGAGGTCAACCAGACTGGATGTCTTGTCACTACTGTGTTTGAGCGAGCCAGTATCTTCTTCGAGATGAATATGATTGATACGGATTTTTTTTTCATTGATGACAAGATATCCGCCTAGACACGGAGGATTGGCAGTCGAAGTGATTTGGTAGCCTTTTGGTAAATCCGGATAAAAGTAGTTTTTTCTTTCAAAATTAAACTTTGATGCCAGCTTGCAGTTTAAGGCTAAACCAACTAGGGCAGTCCGTTCAATTGCTTGTTTATTGATTACCGGCATGGCTCCGGGTTGAGCGGTGCAGACCGGGCAGATATTTTTATTCGGCTCATCCAGATCGACGTTGGCGCAAGAACAAAACATTTTTGATTTGGTTTTGAGGTGGAAGTGGATTTCCAGACCAATTGTAGGCAAATATTTCATAGTTATTTAATTTTAGCATAAATAAAACGCGCGGGGAAGAAGATTTTTAGTCCAATATTTTGAAATAAATCAAAAAAATTGTCTGTTGGCAACCGACTTTTTTCGTAAGTAATTATTAAATTATTTTTTT contains these protein-coding regions:
- the gatB gene encoding Asp-tRNA(Asn)/Glu-tRNA(Gln) amidotransferase subunit GatB — encoded protein: MKYLPTIGLEIHFHLKTKSKMFCSCANVDLDEPNKNICPVCTAQPGAMPVINKQAIERTALVGLALNCKLASKFNFERKNYFYPDLPKGYQITSTANPPCLGGYLVINEKKIRINHIHLEEDTGSLKHSSDKTSSLVDLNRAGAPLVELVTEPDMESGPETKMFCQELQLILRTLNVADADMEKGQMRCEVNISVRPEKTKKLGTKVEIKNLNSFRTVERSIDYEIKRQTELLEKGEKIIQETRGWDEAKQRTVSQRRKEESHDYRYFPEPDLPPITFDQSFYENITAQLPELPVKKRERFILEYGFSHEDAKLITADKHLASFTENTVSELREWLSSLEGVEGTDEEIWSTNKKKMTKLVGGWVTSELFKLTNESKSDFSNLKITPENFAEFITLIYQNKVNSSSAQKILKIMFNTGGDPSHIMDEQDLSQNDNVDELNAVIDKIIENNPEQVQQYQSGKSSVFQYFVGLAMKETKGKANPETVQKLLKEKLS
- the thrS gene encoding threonine--tRNA ligase, which encodes MSKQEQSIDKIRHSLSHIMAMAVLKSFPKAKIAIGPMIENGFYYDFDVEGLKEEMLPEIEWEMKKIIKSGISFEKSEMSFADARRFFEKQPYKLELIDELENNGEKNVSIYKSGDFTDLCKGPHVDSEKDLAGVAFKLDKLAGAYWRGSEKNKMLTRIYALAFTSAEDLNHFLNLRAEAEKRDHRVIGKEYFLFDPVVGLGLAMWKPKGALLWRIIEDFWYKKHLDSGYDLVRSPHIGSRILWETSGHWNFYNDSMYPVLEVGRSLKDYQDNDHVAEKNKEEYLLKPMNCPFHVKIYKSEPHSYRDLPCRWAECGTVYRYEKSGELSGLTRVRGFTQDDAHIICRKDQIEEELKMVAMFIREYFEAFGFYDYKVYLSVRDPNNKEKYAGNDEGWKFTEEILEKVAKDLKLDYIKEEGEAAFYGPKLDYKIKDVLGREWQCSTLQFDFNLPERFDMTFVNSEGKEERPYMLHRALMGSFERFMGLLIENYAGAFPVWLSPVQIKIVSVGSAHVDFCEQLAGEFKALGIRVEVDDLNETVGNKIRKATGEKVPYMLVIGDKEIASDKLQVRVRGQKDVVEYSKDEFKKMILGKIVTRDKELK
- the miaB gene encoding tRNA (N6-isopentenyl adenosine(37)-C2)-methylthiotransferase MiaB, yielding MKPKFYIVTLGCQMNKSDSERMAGFFEKIGCVATDSEAKANILVVNTCSVRRAPVDRSFGFARKWKKWQKKNSKILTILTGCILPPDRKELESKYDVVVGIGEYSKVKLAVKKKYGLKKNSIKGEYDDYLDIMPHHHSDFSAFVPIMTGCNNFCAYCAVPYVRGRERSRSLRDVLTEIRQLAKKGFLEITLLGQNVNAYQPKDKKNFSKKNPYRHNFAALLWEIDKIKGAERIFFTAPHPKDMTDEVIDALALPKMVNYLHLPLQSGDDHVLRQMNRHYTAKYYLGLIKKINRKCPGIALGTDIIVGFPGETKKQFLNTLKVYRQADFDIAYPARYSARPGTVAAKMKDNVSLTEKKRRWLEVQKLMEKNTLQKNKKYKGNVVSVLVDGFSKGRYCGNSSEMKRVEFSSDKNLIGKIVDVKIDETLTWILRGHLVK
- a CDS encoding class IV adenylate cyclase, with the translated sequence MKNIELKLKLNDFARVKRSARAAGVKEISVLYQTDTYFNVASGRLKLREINGKVFELINYFRSDKKSSKLSSYEIFNLNKDQAMLFKKALSRILGIRVTVKKKRNLWLHEHTRIHFDQVSGLGKYLELETVLWQSNSAAQKEHKKVIKMLGLDKYKKIAVSYNDLLLGKK
- the miaA gene encoding tRNA (adenosine(37)-N6)-dimethylallyltransferase MiaA — its product is MNNVDKKIIVVLGPTSSGKTRIGVKLAKKFNGEIISADSRQVYKGMDVGTGKDLKEYRVVSSGHRVGKITYHLIDVVGPNTEFNVAKFQKLGYAAIEDILQRGKIPMIVGGTGLYISAITEGYVLSERSKVKSKKVRRSLEPLTLKQLLVRLKKIDPKTYKIIDKKNRRRVQRALEIFYETGKTKSEVEGKNKPPYDFLKIGLIYPREVIFRRIDKRLEDRLEKENMIGEVRRLHKNGVSWKRLEAFGLEYKWLARYLQKKVGYQEMVAGLAQEIKNFSKRQIIWFKRDKDIIWTNDYDKIKKTVSEFLN
- a CDS encoding DUF5667 domain-containing protein gives rise to the protein MTKALTFFLCLFLVLNFFVPIGSFAESDVNQSDDSASSEVAGNGNVNTDATGDPQGNPAINESTGEEILINELFDSGSVNEPVSGEKEKKKKEIIPASFGLVKGEPIVLPGNPLYFIKDAWRKVKIFFTFDQVKKQDLRLEQMNDRLSEVEELFNQPADPKSQQVIKKALDKYQKESEKVKAGLIKAKEELKKNDQVNELLSKNTSDELSREYILKKLEDKSGLQDSVKNEIRSVIDDSANWLATLVSLMQDPKAIEQSLTEAAGTGSVEQRAYNLDTLKQLEQKTVSSTKSIIEQVLEKSREQLKNELEKSDSVINDNLMNEFINSK